DNA sequence from the Vicia villosa cultivar HV-30 ecotype Madison, WI linkage group LG3, Vvil1.0, whole genome shotgun sequence genome:
aattgagatttaagattttgaaatatttagtttttataaCAATAGTTGAATACGCGTGCTTGAAATTATTTTATGTGATTTGTGATGCAAATGTACACATGATTTTAAATTAAGCTATACTGACAGTtcaaatcaataatattatagttgtAATTAGAGTTATATTTAGATTTGGATATGAGTCGAGTCGAATCAAATTCATTTTGACTCGACTCGATAAAAAATGATTACGCTCAAAATTTGACTAGAGTGTGacacttttttttaaatttaaactcGGTTTATTTGAAATTCGGGAACTACTAGATTTAATTTGTTAAATTCATCTCGTTAAGTTCAAATCGTTTGCTTCTCGAACttaatatcattttttaaaaaatctatttttttatatattctttttaaattaatattttttaaaaggaaaatatttcaaaaaaaattataagattgGGATTCATCTTTATCTAAAAatttaggcaaaataccctttctGGTCCCTTAAGTTTACCTCAGCGTCCGTTCTGCTCCCTTATATTTAAAATGTTCCAAAGTGGTCATTTAATTATTCAAAAAGGTCCATGTTAGTCATTTCCGTCCTTTTTTTATACGGCGTTAACGTTTACTTGGGGGGCATGTGATGTGGCACTTGGTCATACGCGTGGCACGTGACTTGGCACACATTCATCTTCAAGTTTATTAAAATTCTGAAAAAACATtccaaaattttttattttgtctggATTCAAACCCAGGCCACCTTTCTTGAAAGCAATAGGAACTTTCCACTAAATCACTTTACAATTGATGTTTATTGTCTGATTCAATTTTATTATCAAGTTTATTATTTCTAGTGTTCCCAAGTTGGCACTCCCATCTTGCTCTTGCTCTGTGCATGTCAATTGATGCAATCCGGAATCAATTAGACTTCTAGGGTTCATGATTTCATTGGGTTCTTGAATTTATACACTCTCTTCATATCTTCAGAATTCTGCAATCACAAATCATTACACTCTCTCCAATCTCCAGATTCGTCGATCTTTAAAAACCACCATATCTCCAAAATTATGCACTATCCCTTCACCACCAATCTTCAAATTCCTTCAACCAAGATTCTTGATGAGAAAGAGATTAAGGAGGAGATAGATTAGCGAGATGagagatgtaacaccccattttctacccaGTAATTATAATAGATCAGAGTGCGGAAAATTTAAAACATCaaacatgaggcattacattttcaacttaaaaccACAAACAACCTGTATTTCATTCATatttgatacatagcattcggcatctacaactttaaaattataattcatataCAATTTTATTCAACCAGATCAAACTTCAACTTATAATTATTCATCAACTTTTACTCAACTAAAAACAACTTAAAACAACAGTAATTAATTCTTATTATTCAACTTAGATTTCAACAGCTATAATAATAACAcagcaacaaaacaacaaatacaatcatgatcccatcccgagtgctacgtatcagagcaagacaccaagtCGACTAACAGCatctaaagacttcataaaatcacttcaaacttccaccgctatcttgagtacctgtccattctTTCCTCAATTCGATCCAACAAAATTATTCTCCCAGCTTCCGATTAAATCAATATAATCAATACAACAATTCAATATCCAGCAACAATTAACAAATCAATCGATCACTAGGACGAATTCATCAAGCATCAAACAAACAATTCATGGTATCAATTAATATATTTCCAATCCCACATACTAATCATCATATTTCCGGTTATATAATtcaaaccccacccttaccttgaattGGAGATCGCCTCTAATATCCGATCGAGTGCAAGCCTTTGCCTTCTTTGCCTTTCCCCATCAATTCATCGATCGATTCCTCTTCTGCCAAAACCTCGTTCCTCTTTGTCGGCAACTCCGTTTCACGATCTATTCTCCTAAGAAGCCAAAACCTTATTTTCAACAGAAATCTAATGCCATATATATTCTCCTTTTTATTAATCCAATaaaccaaataataatattttctcatAACTCTTAATGGGCCTATTATTTACACCTCCTTCTCTACTGTTTAAGACACATACAACTGAACCcaactaaataatattattactaatattattttcttcaataaaaagcaactttattaattcttcgattaaccgactaAATAATCCAATTCCTCGTCTTATAATATCACTAATAAATCCAACACCGATCGAATTTCCATATTAaatccttgaataatttatttaaataattaaataaattttcggGTGTTACAAGAGAGATTAACGAGATAAGAGAGACAAGAGATGAGAGAAGGGAGCGAACAGTGGTGGCCGGAGGTCTTCGTTGGAGAAGAGAATAATGTCATTGCGTTTTGTGAGAGAGGGAATAAACTCTTTGAAAATAGGTGAAGAGTCACTAACCTGATGAACCCTAATTTTCCCctcttttatttaatttcctGGTTTCATGAGTTCACGGGGCTCTTGAAAATGGAATAAGGAGGAAGAGAACGAGGGAGAGATGATTGTTGGGAGGTTTGATGTTTTTGGTACTTTTCTGGAAaaatcagagagagagagagagagagagagagagagagagagagagagagagagagagagagagagaaagagagagagaaggaAAGAGTTTGAGTGTGAATTGGGATGAAGAAGATACAACAACACATTACAATATGTTTAATGTGTAACTCACaatagaaaagacaaaatatccAAGTGGTTAAGTGTTATGCTTCACAATCCTTGTGACCAAGGTCCGATCAGTGGCAAAAGTAACATTTCTTTTGGAATTTAGGTGAGCTTGATAGTTATCATAAGTCACATCAGCGCCATATCAGATGCCACCCAAGCAAAAGTTGACGCTGTTCGGAAAAATTGGACGGAAAAGAATAACGTGGAcctttaattttgtttataaaatccaCAACTTCATCTAAATCCACTAGCAACAATAACTTTAAACCTATtatcatatataatcgagttgacttgTGAACCTAACGAGTCCACCTATACATAATTCATATTCAGCTCAtttaattaatgaattaatttttattttcatattcaactAATTTGCTTCACAAACCTTGTACAATGATTTAGTTgtcaaatcaaattttaaattatattcgaATTAATTTGGTTCATTGTCATCCTAGATATAATCTAGTTAGTAAGGTCACAACTTACGATTTAAAAGGATGATAAGAAGATACTATTTTCCTTTTAGTGTTGAAAATACATTGAGATCTTGATTATAAAAAGATTTCAAGTTTCCAActttttgtttttaactttttctCACATTATTGATCGTAATACTAATAATGCAACTTTTATCATTTCGCATTTTGTAGTATATACTAAAAAATAATCTCTCTAGAATTTGTAGGGTCCTATGTCTGAAGAATGTGACCAAATTACTATAACCAGTCACAAATTGCGACATGAAAAGTCATCATAAATTAAATTGTTAGATTAGTAACTTATTAATAATAAGGCAAAATGATTATATAGAACTCGGATGAAAAACAAACCTTCCAAGAAACTCAAAAATGGCAACCATATTAGCTTCTTACAGTGTCACTCCAAATGAACCAACTCCAAATGGTTCTTTATGGCTCACTGACTTAGATCAAGTTGTGCGCCTCAGCCATACACCACTTCTTTTCATTTACAAACCAAAACACAACCAAAAAACCAGAATCATTGAAACCTTAAAAAACTCTCTCAGCAAGCTTCTTGTTCATTACTATCCTATGGCTGGTAGATTATGTTACACAAGTGGTggtagaattgaattgaatctcaATGCAAAAGGAGCTGTTTTGATAGAAGCTGAAACAACAAAAACAGTGCAGGATTATGGTGACTTTTCACCTTCTGACTCAACAAAAGAGCTTATTCCAAAAATCGATTACAATCAACCCATGGAGGAAATTCCATTGTTTGTAGTTCAAGTCACACGATTCTCAAACAAAGATGAAACTTTTGCATTTGCAATTGGAATTGCTTACTCTCACCCTTTATCTGATGGTGCTGTTTTCTTCAAATTGTTAAATTCATGGGCCAAAATAGCAAGAGGTGAAACACTAGATTCTAATGAAATGCCCTTTTTAGATAGAACAATTCTCAAATTTTCACACACCCCacttgaaccatgttttgaacACATTGAGTTAAAGCCACCACCACTTATTCTAGGAAGATCTGACGCAAACATTGAAAGAAAGAAGAGTATAACAGCTGAATTGTTGAAACTCACGGCAGAAGAAGTTGAAAAGTTGAAGAAAAAAGCTAATGAAATTGATATTCCAGAAGGGTCAAGACCTTTTAGTAGACATGATGCTATAAGTGCACATATATGGAAAAGTGCATCTAAAGCACGTGATCTTGAAACGAAACAAGAAAGTGTTGTAAGATTCTTTGTTGAAATCAGGAATAGAATTATTCCAAATCTTCCAAAGTATTACTATGGGAATGCTTTGATTCAAGCTTCAGCAAGAGGGTATATCGGAGAAATCACATCAAAGCCGTTGAGTTACGTTGCAAAGAAGATAAGGGAAGCACATGAGTTGATAACAAATGAGTATATAAGGTCCCATATTGATGTTATTAGGGGGTTTGAGCATTTGGATGATGCAAGGAAATTGTTTATAGGCAGTGAAGGTAATGATGCTGCATATTTAGGGAATCCTAATCTTCATATAACAAGTTGGATGAATTTTCCTATATACGAAGCGGATTTTGGGTGGGGAAAACCATTCTACTTTGGTATTGGATATGTTTATCCGCATGACAGGGCATGGATTCTATTGAGTCCTGATGGAGATGGTTCTGTTATTGTGTGTGTGCATTTTCAAGTTGAATTGATGCAGCTTTTCAAGAAGTTCTTCTATGAGGATTTATATGAGTTGTTCAGATCTGCACGATTGTGAATTCGGGATAATGAGGATTTGCGTGTATGAtttatatgtcattttttatAATGAGAATagtgttttgttgtttttgctgtATGGAAATTCTGTGAGGAATTTGTGTTGATATTTTTCTGCAGTCAATTGAAATCAAATACAACAATGGGTGGATGTAATGATGCATATTATATAAAAGGTGATATAGCCTTCTATAGGCATACAATTTTGTGTTTAATGTTGCTCTTGTATAAATTTTGCTTCAACATGTCGGTATCTGGGTTATAAAATTAACCCAACCAATTTCAAGATATAGACTTATAGAAACTAATGACAGAAacagaaaattttaaaaagtatgTATTACTCTCTTTATGGtaacatacaattttttttaggatCTTGTTAATCAGCAAGCTTTCTACTACATTATACCCCTACTTATTTTCTCACAGATTTTACTATTATTAAATTCATCTTCTTTCAAATCAATCATACTTTTTTTTATCTATTGCTTTGGTTTCATTACTCTCTCATTCTCTTTTCTAAATTTACAAGTTTTCCTCTATCCCTCTTTTTTGTATTTAAGTTTTCAAGATTAAAAAATACACTAAAATATGTGACTTTTatagtgtttcattttatttgGGTTACAAGATTTTAACTATACTACATGAAATGAATAAGACTATTTTACAACGAAATAAAATGGTAGAAAAGGCACTGGAACGAATAATAGTCGAACGCTCGTTTTAtcgcaaaataaaaataaatatattaaaatgattTACGCGGAACGAAGTTTAATAAAACAGACTGAAAATGatcaaattcataaataaaaataccCGGTTGACTAGGCCCTGACAGGTAAAAATATGACCATAAAAAGCGTCGAAAAAATAAAACGAGCTTACCGACATGATCTACGTGTAACatagattaataaaataatcagatACATGTTAAAACTCGAAATTTTCTGCTCGCTAATTTTTCACACGGTGTCGAATCGCTTCAACCGGTCTATCTAGAAAACTCCTATTTAAATtatgacaaaataaaaatatttttttatagataattAAAACTACAAGAATATGGTtccaatattaataaattttgggTAGCACTTCAGCACGGGCTCAATAACTCTGGCTTATTTATAGACAATTAAATACAAAATCGATAAAATAAAATAGCATAATACTATTTAATAttctcaaattctaattcatgcTATTGTACTTCTATGGGTCTTACATTACTGCCCTCCTAAAATAAGTTTCGTCCTTGAAACTTAAGGAAAATGTAACAACTCAACTAGTTATTACTAACGTCACATTAGCACGATCGTGCATCTATCGCAATCCTCTACAAAGTCGCACTGACTCAGACTCTATATGTAAGGCTAGACATCACACTATGTTCTAGACTCACCATTAATCTTACAAGAACATATTCACAAATGGTAGGCCCCCTAGAATCCTAGGTTCATGCTCAAACTTTTAAAGTCACATCTTCGCCCCCACGTCGTAACTAATTCCACTAGGTTCACACTATGTGGTGGCTGATTATCCTCATGATAAAATGTTAATTAACTTACACACTACCAAGAAGGCATGATGCATCTATTGCATTCAACatgatcccgtctactatcaacaagagattaagggtgatcagttcatCAATTTGTCAATAGGAAGGCGCAAACCATTATGGTGGAATAAACCATCATTACCTAACTACAATAGTGTCCCTTGAAACTTGTTCTTAAAGTCACGCGAGACACTGGGGTATAATAATCCATTCGAGGTTTACTTAAATGTTTCCTCAACTTTCAGCTACTTCAATCCCTTCGATGAGACACAATCACCTAAAACACAATACATAGTCTCATTTACACTCACTTAGCTTGGAACAACTGGTGAGTATCTTCCAAAGTAGTTAACGCTAATACATTGAGTACGACTTCAATATTCCTTTGTTACTACCTTATAGATGTTACAACTCCAAAGTCCCTTATACTAGATCTTCTTCGATCATCTAAAAATCTACAACTCCAAATTTTTTGGCAACCAACCGCCTATAGTTGTTTCCCAACACATCATGACCTATATCTTGTCGATTTAAAACaacatatttaattattgttactaTCCAAATAAATCTCCAAACATTGTCGTTCATGACTTGAGTAACTTAACACTTGCCCTACTCAACTCCTATGATTATTTAAATTCATGGTGCTACTTGTACTATCATCTCATATCAAGATTTATACTTCCTAACTCCCAAACTACATATAGATTATCACTTGTCCACGTCATACATTGTCTCTTACCTTTAATCATCAGATGATTCATCCTTAACtctctttttttaaatataacataGCTTAAGCATCCCAACTTTACCCGTTAAGGTACTTGCCATTCGTATATCTGTTGTCTAACTTCCCTAATCATTTTAAAGGCTTAAACGCTTGTTTTCTTCCTAGAGAAGATGCTCCATTACTATCCACGTATTGTAATTGTTTCTAATTGATATCCGTGGTTGCTCTTCAATTCCAAAGAAATATCATCTTATTAATAGTTAATAAACTTCATCTCATCTCATTCTGATCTCACCAAAATGAACATCCAATAATTTTTCTACAAAGGTTCCCCCAAATAAGGTTCTTACTCGTAATCATTCGTAAGTTTAACTTCCACTTGTCCTCACTCAGCATCTCTGAGTGACGAGAACAAACACAACTTCTAATCCATATAGTTACTAAAGAAATACCTTCTAATTCTTACTCGATTCAATTTTGTCCCTTCTAAACCAACACATCAAATAATTCATAGACACATATCGACCAAAGTTGACTGATGCTCTAGGGTTATAACTATCCTTCTTACTGAAGTATTATAGGGTACATTAACTTCAATTAAGAAACAATCGATTACCTAAGCATATATCATGCTTGAACCAAGAAACACAACACATAACACATAGGAATCCAAACATTTACTCCCACTAAACCCGACACTTGATCAGCTTAGGACACCTGACTCGCAGCCCCATGAAAATCTAGACCAAAGATCTGATACCacattgtaacatcccgatttttaacagcgagattgtatttttttttctttttttaaaacaacAAATCTTTGAAATAAAACATCTAtgatcatttttaaaataaatcagagtaaagcaTTGTAAGACAGTGATCATAACACAAGGCCTCTTTTATAAATTGTTTTCTCAATTAAAGGTTTAAGAACACAAATCAAACATATTGTCTATAAGAACataatgaaaatatttattttaacaaataaataaacagggTTTTCCACAATACAAGTTACACAGAAAATAGTAAGGAAGAGTAAACAATGACTTCAACAACAACCCCTaagttgatcttgaattgaaagcCAAGGATGACTTAGTACAAATGACTCACTGTGAAATTGAGTCTTGATGATTTTGACCGCCAAAGACATACACATCTTGTAGGTCTTCATGACACCTGGATACCCTAATTATCACGATTCCTAACAACCTGGGGGCGTTCAGCCCATTCAATAATAATAGTAGAGGGTCACGATCTAAACATAGCATACATGAAAGAATACACACATGCAAGTAAAACATGATATATAGAAGTCACAatatttatttcaacaaataaagtAATGCACAAATATCCTAATGCAGACTCTACATGGGTGTGATCCCCCTAACTAAGTTTCTCACATGCATGAATTCCGGAATTTAACCTCTCCGCAGAGAGTCG
Encoded proteins:
- the LOC131656713 gene encoding hydroxycinnamoyl-CoA:piscidic acid hydroxycinnamoyltransferase-like, with amino-acid sequence MATILASYSVTPNEPTPNGSLWLTDLDQVVRLSHTPLLFIYKPKHNQKTRIIETLKNSLSKLLVHYYPMAGRLCYTSGGRIELNLNAKGAVLIEAETTKTVQDYGDFSPSDSTKELIPKIDYNQPMEEIPLFVVQVTRFSNKDETFAFAIGIAYSHPLSDGAVFFKLLNSWAKIARGETLDSNEMPFLDRTILKFSHTPLEPCFEHIELKPPPLILGRSDANIERKKSITAELLKLTAEEVEKLKKKANEIDIPEGSRPFSRHDAISAHIWKSASKARDLETKQESVVRFFVEIRNRIIPNLPKYYYGNALIQASARGYIGEITSKPLSYVAKKIREAHELITNEYIRSHIDVIRGFEHLDDARKLFIGSEGNDAAYLGNPNLHITSWMNFPIYEADFGWGKPFYFGIGYVYPHDRAWILLSPDGDGSVIVCVHFQVELMQLFKKFFYEDLYELFRSARL